In one window of Microtus pennsylvanicus isolate mMicPen1 chromosome 2, mMicPen1.hap1, whole genome shotgun sequence DNA:
- the Ggt7 gene encoding glutathione hydrolase 7 isoform X1: MAAENEASQESALGAYSPVDYMSITSFPRLPEDEPAPAAPLRGRKDEDAFLGDPDTDPDSFLKSARLQRLPSSSSEMGSQDGSPLRETRKDPFSAAAAECSCRQDGLTVIVTACLTFATGVTVALVMQIYFGDPQIFQQGAVVTDASRCTALGMEVLSKHGSSVDAAVAAALCLGIVAPHSSGLGGGGVMLVHDIRRNESHLIDFRESAPGALREEALQRSWDTKPGLLVGVPGMVKGLHEAHQLYGRLPWSQVLAFAAAVAQDGFNVTHDLAHALAEQLPPNASERFLETFLPSGHPPLPGSLLRRPDLAEVLDILGISGPAAFYNGGNLTLEMVVEAQHAGGVITEEDFSNYSALTEKPVCGVYRGHLVLSPPPPHTGPALISALNILEGFNLTSLVSREQALHWVAETLKIALALASRLGDPVYDSTITESMDDMLSKVEAANFRGHISDSQAAPAPLLPVYELDGAPTAAQVLIMGPDDFIVAMVSSLNRPFGSGLITPSGILLNSQMLDFSWPNRTANHSAPSLENSVQPGKRPLSFLLPTVVRPAEGLCGTYLALGANGAARGLSGLTQVLLNVLTLNRNLSDSLARGRLHPDLQSNLLQVDSEFTEEEIEFLEARGHHVEKVDVLSWVHGSRRTNNFIIGVKDPRSPDAAGATIL, translated from the exons ATGGCGGCAGAGAACGAGGCTAGCCAGGAGAGTGCCCTAGGCGCCTACTCACCGGTGGACTACATGAGCATCACCAGCTTCCCGCGGCTGCCCGAGGACGAGCCAGCGCCTGCGGCCCCACTGAGGGGCCGCAAGGACGAGGACGCCTTCCTGGGAGACCCGGATACCG ACCCGGACTCCTTCCTGAAGTCCGCCCGGCTACAGCGGCTGCCTTCGTCCTCATCCGAGATGGGCAGCCAGGATGGGTCACCACTACGGGAGACACGCAAGGACCCATTCTCAGCTGCAGCGGCCGAGTGCTCCTGCCGCCAGGATGGGCTCACGGTCATCGTCACCGCCTGCCTCACTTTTGCCACGGGTGTGACCGTGGCGCTGGTCATGCAGATCTACTTCGGGGACCCCCAG ATCTTCCAGCAGGGTGCTGTGGTGACGGATGCCTCCCGTTGCACGGCGCTGGGCATGGAGGTGCTCAGTAAACATGGCTCTTCCGTGGATGCAGCTGTGGCCGCAGCCTTGTGTTTGGGGATCGTGGCTCCACACAGTTCTGGCCTGGGCGG TGGAGGTGTGATGCTGGTTCATGATATCCGACGGAATGAGAGCCACCTGATCGATTTCCGGGAGTCCGCACCAGGGGCCCTCCGGGAAGAGGCCCTGCAGAGGTCTTGGGATACCAAG CCTGGGCTCTTGGTGGGGGTCCCCGGAATGGTGAAAGGGCTACATGAAGCTCATCAGCTCTATGGCAG GCTGCCCTGGTCCCAAGTCCTGGCCTTCGCAGCAGCTGTGGCCCAAGATGGCTTCAACGTGACCCATGATCTAG CCCATGCCTTGGCCGAGCAGCTGCCTCCCAACGCATCCGAACGTTTCCTGGAGACTTTCCTGCCATCGGGCCACCCACCTTTGCCTGGCTCCCTGCTGCGACGGCCTGATCTAGCCGAAGTACTGGATATACTTGGCATCTCTGGCCCTGCTGCCTTCTACAATGGCGGCAACCTTACATTAGAGATGGTGGTCGAG GCTCAGCACGCAGGGGGTGTCATAACTGAAGAGGACTTTAGCAACTATAGCGCCCTCACAGAGAAGCCTGTGTGTGGAGTGTACCGAG GCCACCTGGTTctcagtcccccacccccacacacaggcCCTGCCCTCATCAGTGCTCTCAACATCCTAGAGGGTTTCAACCTTACCAGCCTGGTGTCCCGTGAGCAGGCGCTTCACTGGGTAGCGGAG ACCCTGAAGATTGCATTGGCCCTGGCTAGCAGACTGGGAGACCCTGTCTACGATTCTACCATCACCGAGAGCatggatgacatgctcag CAAGGTGGAGGCTGCCAACTTCCGGGGCCACATCAGTGACTCTCAGGCAGCCCCTGCCCCACTCCTGCCTGTCTATGAGCTGGACGGGGCTCCCACAGCTGCCCAGGTGCTGATCATGGGCCCTGATGACTTCATTGTGGCCATGGTCAG CTCCCTGAACCGGCCTTTTGGTAGTGGCCTCATCACTCCCTCTGGGATCCTTCTCAACAGCCAGATGCTGGACTTCTCCTGGCCCAACAGGACTGCTAACCACTCTGCACCTAGCCTG GAGAACTCGGTACAGCCAGGGAAGCGGCCCCTGTCCTTCCTGCTGCCCACTGTAGTCCGACCAGCAGAGGGCCTCTGCGGGACCTACCTCGCTCTGGGGGCCAACGGAGCCGCCCGAGGCCTCAGTGGCCTGACCCAG GTTCTCCTGAATGTCCTGACGTTGAACCGGAACCTGAGTGACAGCCTGGCCCGAGGACGCCTCCATCCAGACCTGCAGTCCAACCTCCTGCAGGTGGACA GTGAGTTCACCGAGGAAGAGATTGAATTCCTGGAAGCCAGGGGTCACCATGTGGAGAAGGTAGATGTCTTATCCTGGGTCCACGGAAGTCGGAGAACCAACAACTTCATCATCGGTGTAAAGGACCCTCGGAGCCCAGATGCAGCCGGAGCCACCATCCTGTAG
- the Ggt7 gene encoding glutathione hydrolase 7 isoform X2 translates to MAAENEASQESALGAYSPVDYMSITSFPRLPEDEPAPAAPLRGRKDEDAFLGDPDTDPDSFLKSARLQRLPSSSSEMGSQDGSPLRETRKDPFSAAAAECSCRQDGLTVIVTACLTFATGVTVALVMQIYFGDPQIFQQGAVVTDASRCTALGMEVLSKHGSSVDAAVAAALCLGIVAPHSSGLGGGGVMLVHDIRRNESHLIDFRESAPGALREEALQRSWDTKPGLLVGVPGMVKGLHEAHQLYGRLPWSQVLAFAAAVAQDGFNVTHDLAHALAEQLPPNASERFLETFLPSGHPPLPGSLLRRPDLAEVLDILGISGPAAFYNGGNLTLEMVVEAQHAGGVITEEDFSNYSALTEKPVCGVYRGHLVLSPPPPHTGPALISALNILEGFNLTSLVSREQALHWVAETLKIALALASRLGDPVYDSTITESMDDMLSKVEAANFRGHISDSQAAPAPLLPVYELDGAPTAAQVLIMGPDDFIVAMVSSLNRPFGSGLITPSGILLNSQMLDFSWPNRTANHSAPSLENSVQPGKRPLSFLLPTVVRPAEGLCGTYLALGANGAARGLSGLTQVLLNVLTLNRNLSDSLARGRLHPDLQSNLLQVSSPRKRLNSWKPGVTMWRR, encoded by the exons ATGGCGGCAGAGAACGAGGCTAGCCAGGAGAGTGCCCTAGGCGCCTACTCACCGGTGGACTACATGAGCATCACCAGCTTCCCGCGGCTGCCCGAGGACGAGCCAGCGCCTGCGGCCCCACTGAGGGGCCGCAAGGACGAGGACGCCTTCCTGGGAGACCCGGATACCG ACCCGGACTCCTTCCTGAAGTCCGCCCGGCTACAGCGGCTGCCTTCGTCCTCATCCGAGATGGGCAGCCAGGATGGGTCACCACTACGGGAGACACGCAAGGACCCATTCTCAGCTGCAGCGGCCGAGTGCTCCTGCCGCCAGGATGGGCTCACGGTCATCGTCACCGCCTGCCTCACTTTTGCCACGGGTGTGACCGTGGCGCTGGTCATGCAGATCTACTTCGGGGACCCCCAG ATCTTCCAGCAGGGTGCTGTGGTGACGGATGCCTCCCGTTGCACGGCGCTGGGCATGGAGGTGCTCAGTAAACATGGCTCTTCCGTGGATGCAGCTGTGGCCGCAGCCTTGTGTTTGGGGATCGTGGCTCCACACAGTTCTGGCCTGGGCGG TGGAGGTGTGATGCTGGTTCATGATATCCGACGGAATGAGAGCCACCTGATCGATTTCCGGGAGTCCGCACCAGGGGCCCTCCGGGAAGAGGCCCTGCAGAGGTCTTGGGATACCAAG CCTGGGCTCTTGGTGGGGGTCCCCGGAATGGTGAAAGGGCTACATGAAGCTCATCAGCTCTATGGCAG GCTGCCCTGGTCCCAAGTCCTGGCCTTCGCAGCAGCTGTGGCCCAAGATGGCTTCAACGTGACCCATGATCTAG CCCATGCCTTGGCCGAGCAGCTGCCTCCCAACGCATCCGAACGTTTCCTGGAGACTTTCCTGCCATCGGGCCACCCACCTTTGCCTGGCTCCCTGCTGCGACGGCCTGATCTAGCCGAAGTACTGGATATACTTGGCATCTCTGGCCCTGCTGCCTTCTACAATGGCGGCAACCTTACATTAGAGATGGTGGTCGAG GCTCAGCACGCAGGGGGTGTCATAACTGAAGAGGACTTTAGCAACTATAGCGCCCTCACAGAGAAGCCTGTGTGTGGAGTGTACCGAG GCCACCTGGTTctcagtcccccacccccacacacaggcCCTGCCCTCATCAGTGCTCTCAACATCCTAGAGGGTTTCAACCTTACCAGCCTGGTGTCCCGTGAGCAGGCGCTTCACTGGGTAGCGGAG ACCCTGAAGATTGCATTGGCCCTGGCTAGCAGACTGGGAGACCCTGTCTACGATTCTACCATCACCGAGAGCatggatgacatgctcag CAAGGTGGAGGCTGCCAACTTCCGGGGCCACATCAGTGACTCTCAGGCAGCCCCTGCCCCACTCCTGCCTGTCTATGAGCTGGACGGGGCTCCCACAGCTGCCCAGGTGCTGATCATGGGCCCTGATGACTTCATTGTGGCCATGGTCAG CTCCCTGAACCGGCCTTTTGGTAGTGGCCTCATCACTCCCTCTGGGATCCTTCTCAACAGCCAGATGCTGGACTTCTCCTGGCCCAACAGGACTGCTAACCACTCTGCACCTAGCCTG GAGAACTCGGTACAGCCAGGGAAGCGGCCCCTGTCCTTCCTGCTGCCCACTGTAGTCCGACCAGCAGAGGGCCTCTGCGGGACCTACCTCGCTCTGGGGGCCAACGGAGCCGCCCGAGGCCTCAGTGGCCTGACCCAG GTTCTCCTGAATGTCCTGACGTTGAACCGGAACCTGAGTGACAGCCTGGCCCGAGGACGCCTCCATCCAGACCTGCAGTCCAACCTCCTGCAG GTGAGTTCACCGAGGAAGAGATTGAATTCCTGGAAGCCAGGGGTCACCATGTGGAGAAGGTAG